Proteins encoded within one genomic window of Triticum aestivum cultivar Chinese Spring chromosome 2D, IWGSC CS RefSeq v2.1, whole genome shotgun sequence:
- the LOC123048195 gene encoding L-type lectin-domain containing receptor kinase IX.1: MGSPAASRSSAHLLLLRLLLLLIAGLHLSGAQSPVPAPAPAPAPVTVAPPTPLAPPADALPPPAVVADAFSFSFDFTDKSNYRHDDLKFEGDAAAHTNQVDLTCNTEGCDNVGRVSYGHPVPLYDSATGEVASFQTRFTFNISTDNYATRGDGMAFFLAYFNSTIPSSSWGCLGLTSLDGGGSNCLTALGTDQFLAVEFDTFHDTWDPYGNYDHIGIDINSMISLNTTSLTSFNISYGNSMTAIITFNSTTQVLVADLSDDAGNYPPVQVSKQLHEPLNTMFPALVAVGISGATGDSMAQNGIHSWSFNSSLALPHKGKEMKPAIIGGSIGGAVALVVVVWCILSCFRWKKSTKSHDFVTRTGGPRQFDYRDLVVATDNFSGERVIGRGAFGVVYRGTLISKGSSSSSSSSVVHSREPDALSSMESGASSNIEPKESDSGQVAVKKILNEPRGGNLDFVAEMSTISAAKHKNLIKLKGWCCKENSQNMLDFMCWSSRKKKDDELFLVYELVPNGNLHYHLRESEQVIAWPTRYQIIKDIGSALIYLHHDCAPYILHRDIKPSNILLDNNFNAKLADFGLSRIGNQDNATLLTNAIGTEGYIDPECRKVGKVKFYPSSDVYSFGIVLLDIVCTGKSREQVWELYIRGKVMEAADGRLHGGDDLDKRQMQRVAILGLWCSLLDSSMRPTVRKAMEVLERDEPLPDLNYLVNTSVPSAQQDTYTINSDQHALMIDES, translated from the exons ATGGGCTCGCCTGCTGCAAGCAGAAGCagcgcccacctcctcctcctccgccttctccttctcctcatCGCTGGCTTGCACCTATCTGGAGCCCAATCTCCCGTCCCCGCCCCCGCTCCGGCTCCCGCTCCAGTGACAGTGGCCCCTCCTACCCCTCTCGCTCCGCCCGCCGATGCCCTCCCCCCTCCCGCTGTAGTCGCAGATGCCTTCTCGTTCAGCTTCGACTTCACCGACAAATCCAACTACCGCCATGATGACCTCAAGTTCGAGGGCGACGCCGCCGCCCACACCAACCAGGTCGACCTCACCTGCAACACCGAAGGTTGCGATAATGTGGGACGCGTGTCGTACGGGCACCCCGTGCCCTTGTACGACAGCGCCACCGGAGAGGTGGCCAGCTTCCAAACGAGATTCACCTTCAACATCTCCACCGACAACTACGCTACCAGGGGAGATGGCATGGCTTTCTTCCTCGCCTATTTCAATTCCACGATTCCTTCGTCCTCGTGGGGCTGCCTCGGCCTCACGTCCCTAGATGGAGGCGGCAGCAATTGCCTGACCGCCTTGGGCACCGACCAGTTTTTGGCCGTGGAGTTCGACACGTTCCACGACACCTGGGACCCCTACGGCAACTACGACCACATCGGCATCGACATCAACTCCATGATCTCGCTGAACACAACAAGCTTGACGAGCTTCAACATCAGTTACGGCAACTCCATGACGGCCATCATCACCTTTAACAGCACCACCCAGGTGCTTGTCGCCGACCTGTCCGATGACGCTGGTAACTATCCCCCCGTTCAGGTGAGCAAGCAGTTACACGAGCCGCTCAACACCATGTTCCCGGCTCTAGTGGCTGTGGGGATTTCTGGGGCCACCGGCGACAGCATGGCGCAAAATGGGATACACTCGTGGTCCTTCAACTCGTCCCTTGCTCTGCCCCACAAAG GTAAAGAGATGAAGCCAGCGATAATTGGAGGGTCAATTGGAGGAGCTGTGGCATTGGTGGTTGTGGTTTGGTGTATCCTCTCGTGCTTCAGGTGGAAAAAGAGCACTAAAAGCCATGATTTTGTGACACGAACTGGAGGACCTAGACAGTTCGACTACCGTGATCTGGTTGTTGCAACGGACAACTTCTCAGGGGAGAGGGTTATTGGGCGAGGTGCCTTTGGAGTAGTCTATAGGGGTACCTTGATCTCCAagggatcatcatcatcatcatcatcatcagttgTGCACTCGAGAGAACCGGATGCATTGTCCTCCATGGAATCGGGTGCGTCATCGAACATCGAACCGAAGGAATCAGACAGCGGTCAGGTGGCTGTAAAGAAAATCTTGAATGAGCCAAGGGGAGGAAATCTTGACTTCGTCGCGGAGATGAGCACCATTAGTGCAGCAAAGCACAAGAATCTCATCAAACTGAAAGGTTGGTGCTGCAAAGAAAACAGCCAAAACATGCTTGATTTCATGTGTTGGTCCTCCAGGAAGAAGAAAGATGACGAGCTCTTCCTTGTCTATGAACTGGTGCCTAATGGTAATCTGCATTACCACCTACGTGAGAGTGAGCAAGTGATAGCATGGCCAACAAG GTACCAAATCATCAAAGACATTGGCTCTGCTCTTATTTACCTCCACCATGATTGTGCTCCTTATATTCTGCATAGAGATATCAAACCAAGCAACATACTCCTAGACAACAATTTCAACGCCAAGCTTGCTGACTTCGGGTTGTCGAGGATCGGCAACCAGGACAATGCAACATTATTGACAAACGCCATAGGGACAGAAGGGTACATAGATCCAGAATGCAGGAAAGTTGGAAAAGTAAAGTTCTACCCGAGCTCCGATGTCTACAGCTTCGGAATCGTCCTGCTAGACATTGTATGCACAGGGAAGTCGAGGGAGCAAGTCTGGGAGTTGTACATAAGAGGAAAGGTCATGGAGGCTGCAGATGGAAGGCTTCATGGCGGCGACGACTTGGACAAGAGGCAGATGCAGCGCGTGGCTATCCTGGGACTCTGGTGTTCTCTTCTTGACAGTTCCATGAGGCCTACCGTTAGGAAAGCAATGGAGGTCTTGG